One window of Brevibacterium pigmentatum genomic DNA carries:
- a CDS encoding FUSC family protein: protein MADKRVSELPRRGFNVVAHRLRLGLKRVWVNSGQLIQIPIAATAAYAFCVYVLGHPYPFLAAVASAVGIGPVVDRRLRRALEIGIGATFGVLVGEILVNLYGSGTWQLALTLIIGLTIGTILNSGGIFITQIAVQSVYVVVVPATATTMPFPRTLDALTGSVCAILLALLIPRDARKVPRRLAADMLEEVDAVLRMMKRALREADVTMAGRALERARETQDIIDSWGSSLRISREAAKINARARRHAAEVTRLSRAHTFSDRAMRTMRVIARRVVGITELGVAKPVIADYVGSLADGAKKLEIALRRGTDRSLAEAALSEAAGALDPRAKPDWDIHDESMVLLLRTVAVDLLQAAGLTREEAQSRLPPLAVNADEEDGPAVE from the coding sequence ATGGCGGACAAACGGGTCAGCGAACTGCCTCGGCGAGGGTTCAACGTCGTCGCCCACCGCCTGCGCTTAGGACTCAAGCGGGTGTGGGTGAACTCCGGTCAGCTGATCCAGATCCCCATCGCCGCGACCGCAGCCTACGCCTTCTGCGTCTACGTGCTCGGCCACCCGTATCCGTTCCTCGCCGCGGTCGCCTCCGCCGTCGGCATCGGCCCTGTCGTCGACCGTCGCCTGCGCCGCGCTCTCGAGATCGGCATCGGAGCGACGTTCGGGGTGCTCGTGGGCGAGATACTCGTCAATTTATACGGCTCCGGCACCTGGCAGCTCGCCCTGACCCTGATCATCGGCCTGACGATCGGCACGATCCTCAACTCCGGCGGCATCTTCATCACCCAGATCGCCGTCCAATCCGTCTACGTCGTCGTTGTCCCTGCCACCGCCACCACCATGCCGTTCCCGCGCACCCTCGATGCTCTCACCGGATCCGTCTGCGCGATTCTGCTGGCCCTGCTCATCCCGCGCGACGCTCGCAAGGTCCCGCGGCGCCTGGCAGCAGACATGCTCGAGGAGGTCGACGCCGTCCTCAGGATGATGAAACGAGCCCTGCGTGAAGCCGATGTGACGATGGCCGGCCGAGCCCTCGAGCGCGCTCGCGAAACCCAGGACATCATCGACTCCTGGGGCTCATCCCTGCGGATCTCCCGCGAAGCCGCGAAGATCAACGCACGTGCCCGCCGGCATGCGGCCGAAGTCACGCGCCTGTCACGTGCCCACACCTTCTCCGACCGCGCGATGCGGACCATGCGAGTCATCGCCCGCCGCGTCGTCGGCATCACCGAGCTCGGCGTCGCCAAACCCGTCATCGCCGACTACGTCGGATCCTTGGCCGACGGTGCGAAGAAGCTCGAGATCGCTCTGCGCCGCGGCACCGACCGTTCCCTCGCCGAGGCGGCCCTGTCCGAGGCGGCGGGGGCTCTGGATCCGCGAGCGAAGCCCGATTGGGACATCCACGACGAGTCGATGGTCCTGCTCCTGCGGACTGTCGCCGTCGACCTGCTGCAGGCCGCAGGGCTGACACGTGAGGAAGCCCAGTCACGGCTTCCACCGCTGGCCGTGAACGCCGATGAGGAAGACGGGCCGGCCGTTGAATAG
- the pepN gene encoding aminopeptidase N, with the protein MTTNLTRSEAQSRTQLLEVDSYSVHIDVSNAETDADTYLSRTVVDFSARFVDSTFIDLIADSVSSVLINGESLSPAAAFDGARVTFPVRAGRNSLTIEAQARYSTSGEGLHRFTDPADGKTYLYTQYEPTDARRVFANFDQPDLKAEFIFTVTAPAHFQVLSNRTEARTEPADGSAGAASANGSDFATSAGSESAGAVTHYFEPTLKQSSYITCITAGPYEGATDEWTDPRTGQTVQLGAWTRASLVDHLDADDIFGVTKAGLEFFTSEFDYPYPWGKYDQIFVPEYNLGAMENPGLVTFTDNLIFRDKVTDANYESRANVILHEMAHMWFGDLVTMKWWDDLWLKESFADFMGGLALAEATRFTDGWVTFALRRKAWAYTQDLYPTTHPIVADIPDVEAAKLNFDGITYAKGASVLKQLVAFVGREAFFAGSRLYFRRFEYGNTELADFLECLAEAAPDRDIANWAAAWLGTSGVSELSLQLTTSDGSSSSADGSAGSSTGSSSAAAVAAQSGGRGRLVTSSSGTRLRSPDAVDDSIDGATGAAHEAGSGASGRAEPPRRRSGSEKITGATITQADSAEGSALLRPHTIEIATLGRPGRAIVPLDSFRFEFSSESADVEQLIGRSAGVITLLNFNDLDYARVRLDPESVEAAVTSASRIADPLSRALVWSALDNAVRDGLMPVQKYLTAYARSLGKESHAGIMAGLSQTSLTCIDQWVADRNFDAAIMGLLGAALDALAAAKAGSDAQLHLANLVLALTSRTARCAAGSSAVAMGRGFASQILAVPVGEEIDRMYAGAPGQSGQVASAGQSDSVGHSAEASGGSGAGRGADHSTATLPFRGLINDHALRWNALTALVCLGWADQTDIARENHSDPSSSGRLHAETASAALPLPIVKIRAWEAIREAGALSNDVLSAIISGFIAPSAMPLIEEYVDEYFDGLLGFWMDNSIEIARRLVLGLYPRWSVDEEAVVEKTDAWLAANVDAPAALRRLVIERRDDLARAIFLKSTQSSRH; encoded by the coding sequence ATGACAACGAATCTCACCCGAAGCGAAGCGCAGAGTCGAACACAGCTGCTCGAGGTCGATTCCTACTCAGTCCACATCGACGTCAGCAACGCCGAAACCGATGCCGACACGTACCTGTCTCGCACAGTCGTCGACTTCTCCGCCCGCTTCGTCGATTCGACATTCATCGACCTGATCGCCGACTCCGTGTCCTCTGTTCTGATCAATGGCGAGAGCCTCTCCCCCGCCGCGGCGTTCGACGGTGCGCGGGTCACGTTCCCCGTCCGCGCCGGCCGCAATTCGCTGACGATCGAGGCGCAGGCGCGCTATTCCACCTCGGGCGAGGGACTGCACCGATTCACGGATCCGGCCGACGGCAAGACCTACCTCTATACGCAGTACGAACCCACCGACGCCAGACGCGTGTTCGCGAATTTCGACCAGCCCGATCTCAAAGCCGAGTTCATCTTCACGGTCACCGCTCCCGCGCATTTCCAGGTCCTGTCGAACCGCACCGAGGCGAGGACGGAACCGGCCGATGGCTCGGCGGGCGCCGCCTCGGCGAACGGGTCCGACTTCGCGACGTCGGCGGGGTCCGAATCAGCCGGCGCGGTGACACACTATTTCGAACCGACGCTCAAGCAGTCGAGCTACATCACCTGCATCACGGCGGGCCCCTATGAGGGGGCGACGGATGAGTGGACGGACCCGCGCACCGGGCAGACCGTGCAGCTGGGTGCGTGGACGCGGGCGAGCCTCGTCGATCACCTCGACGCGGACGATATCTTCGGCGTCACGAAGGCCGGTCTCGAATTCTTCACCTCCGAATTCGACTACCCCTACCCGTGGGGCAAGTACGATCAGATCTTCGTTCCCGAGTACAACCTCGGTGCGATGGAGAATCCTGGTCTGGTCACGTTCACGGACAATCTGATCTTCCGCGACAAGGTCACGGACGCGAACTACGAGTCACGCGCCAATGTCATCCTGCACGAGATGGCGCATATGTGGTTCGGCGATCTCGTCACGATGAAGTGGTGGGATGACCTGTGGCTCAAGGAGTCCTTCGCCGATTTCATGGGCGGACTCGCGCTGGCCGAGGCGACGCGGTTCACCGACGGCTGGGTGACCTTCGCGCTGCGCCGCAAGGCGTGGGCGTACACCCAGGATCTGTATCCGACGACGCATCCGATCGTCGCCGACATCCCCGATGTCGAGGCCGCGAAGCTCAACTTCGACGGCATCACCTACGCCAAGGGCGCGTCCGTGCTCAAGCAGCTCGTCGCGTTCGTCGGCCGGGAGGCGTTCTTCGCCGGGTCGAGGCTGTACTTCAGACGGTTCGAGTACGGGAACACCGAGCTCGCGGATTTCCTCGAATGCCTCGCCGAGGCGGCTCCCGACCGGGACATCGCGAACTGGGCGGCCGCGTGGCTGGGGACGTCCGGGGTCTCCGAACTGTCTCTGCAGCTGACCACGTCGGATGGTTCGTCTTCATCTGCAGATGGTTCGGCCGGGTCCTCGACTGGGTCTTCGTCGGCTGCCGCCGTCGCTGCGCAGAGCGGGGGCCGCGGGAGGCTCGTGACGTCGAGTTCGGGTACGCGGCTGCGCAGCCCGGATGCGGTCGACGACAGCATCGACGGTGCGACCGGAGCCGCTCACGAGGCCGGGTCCGGTGCGAGCGGCAGAGCTGAGCCGCCGCGGCGCCGGTCCGGGTCGGAGAAGATCACGGGGGCCACCATCACTCAGGCCGATTCGGCCGAGGGCTCGGCTCTGCTGCGTCCGCACACGATCGAGATCGCGACACTCGGACGGCCGGGGCGGGCGATCGTCCCCCTCGATTCCTTCCGCTTCGAGTTCTCGAGCGAGTCGGCCGATGTGGAGCAGCTCATCGGTCGCAGTGCCGGCGTGATCACTCTGCTCAACTTCAATGATCTGGACTATGCGCGGGTGCGCTTGGATCCGGAGTCGGTGGAGGCGGCGGTCACCTCGGCGTCGCGGATTGCGGACCCGTTGTCGCGGGCTCTGGTGTGGTCGGCGTTGGACAATGCCGTCCGCGATGGGCTCATGCCGGTGCAGAAGTACCTCACGGCTTATGCCCGCAGTCTGGGCAAGGAGAGTCACGCCGGGATCATGGCGGGACTCAGTCAGACCTCTCTGACTTGCATCGACCAGTGGGTGGCGGATCGGAACTTCGATGCCGCGATCATGGGCCTGCTGGGAGCAGCGCTGGATGCGTTGGCTGCGGCGAAAGCCGGGTCGGATGCGCAGCTGCATCTGGCCAATCTGGTGTTGGCGCTGACGTCGCGGACGGCGCGATGCGCGGCCGGCAGCTCGGCCGTGGCCATGGGGCGTGGATTCGCCAGTCAGATCCTAGCAGTGCCGGTCGGCGAGGAGATCGACCGGATGTACGCCGGTGCTCCGGGTCAGTCGGGGCAGGTTGCTTCTGCGGGACAGTCTGATTCCGTGGGGCATTCGGCGGAGGCTTCCGGCGGTTCCGGTGCAGGTCGCGGTGCCGACCATTCGACTGCGACACTGCCGTTCCGCGGTCTCATCAATGATCATGCGCTGAGGTGGAATGCGCTGACTGCGCTCGTGTGCCTCGGATGGGCGGATCAGACCGATATCGCGCGGGAGAATCATTCGGATCCCAGCTCTTCGGGTCGGCTTCACGCCGAGACTGCCAGTGCCGCCCTGCCCCTGCCGATCGTCAAGATCCGCGCATGGGAGGCGATCCGCGAGGCGGGTGCGCTGAGCAACGATGTGCTGTCGGCGATCATCTCCGGGTTCATCGCACCGAGTGCGATGCCGCTCATCGAGGAGTATGTCGATGAGTACTTCGACGGTCTGCTCGGTTTCTGGATGGACAATTCGATTGAGATCGCACGCCGTCTGGTGCTCGGCCTCTACCCTCGGTGGTCCGTCGACGAGGAGGCTGTGGTCGAGAAGACCGACGCTTGGCTGGCTGCCAACGTCGATGCGCCTGCGGCCCTGCGCCGGTTGGTCATCGAACGTCGCGATGATCTGGCCCGCGCCATCTTCCTGAAATCGACTCAGAGCTCGCGGCACTGA
- a CDS encoding C40 family peptidase has protein sequence MRTKIAVSAALGVGLVFGAGAPALSSNLSSTDAAKTSGISADVVPGQELERITDGKIEKGETAYVDVTVATLWTDPKAPRKVDKPALQHPVDLEKWNENLEPTDVRRGLTGKAETQATYGSEVSVLDIKGSWAKVAVTDQKTPKDEKGYPGWLPKKQLVENDRFGKLREDQPRAVVTKPKSELEGIEFTKDTGADVSFNVDLPLIAQDVDDVRVALPGGGAAWIGIEDVDVYDVGDKPEKPSGKDLVKTAKQFEGLRYLWAGVSAYGFDCSGFTYSIFKAHGIDLPRDSGEQAKAKAVSSSNLKPGDLLFFSTSSGTVHHVSACTSATAR, from the coding sequence ATGCGTACCAAAATTGCTGTTTCGGCAGCACTTGGGGTCGGACTGGTTTTCGGCGCCGGTGCTCCTGCACTGTCGAGCAATCTGTCCTCGACCGACGCCGCAAAAACGTCCGGCATCTCAGCTGATGTCGTTCCCGGCCAAGAACTCGAACGAATCACCGACGGCAAGATCGAAAAGGGCGAGACCGCCTACGTCGATGTCACGGTAGCGACGCTGTGGACTGACCCGAAGGCACCGCGCAAGGTCGATAAGCCTGCGCTCCAGCACCCCGTCGACCTCGAGAAGTGGAACGAGAACCTCGAGCCCACCGATGTGCGCCGCGGACTCACCGGCAAGGCCGAGACCCAGGCAACCTACGGTTCGGAAGTCTCCGTCCTCGACATCAAGGGCAGCTGGGCCAAGGTCGCCGTGACCGACCAGAAGACCCCGAAGGACGAAAAGGGCTACCCGGGCTGGCTGCCCAAGAAGCAGCTTGTTGAGAACGACCGCTTCGGAAAGCTCCGCGAAGACCAGCCCCGCGCCGTGGTCACGAAGCCCAAGAGCGAACTCGAAGGCATCGAATTCACCAAGGACACCGGTGCCGATGTGAGCTTCAACGTCGACCTGCCCCTCATCGCGCAGGACGTCGACGATGTCCGTGTGGCACTCCCCGGTGGCGGAGCCGCCTGGATCGGCATCGAAGATGTGGATGTCTACGATGTCGGCGACAAACCCGAGAAGCCCAGCGGCAAAGACCTCGTGAAGACCGCGAAGCAGTTCGAAGGCCTGCGCTACCTGTGGGCCGGAGTCTCTGCCTACGGATTCGACTGCTCCGGATTCACCTACTCGATCTTCAAAGCCCACGGCATCGACCTGCCCCGTGACTCGGGCGAACAGGCGAAGGCCAAGGCAGTCTCCTCGTCGAACCTCAAGCCCGGTGACCTGCTGTTCTTCTCAACCAGCTCGGGAACTGTCCACCACGTCTCGGCATGTACGTCGGCGACGGCAAGATGA
- a CDS encoding LLM class flavin-dependent oxidoreductase — protein sequence MKLSILDLVPVRTGQTTADSFAASKQIIDTADKLEFTRYWVAEHHNMPSIASTMPGPELMHLGQGTQQIRLGSGGVMLPNHAPLAVAELFALLSAVYGDRIDLGIGRAPGTDPITSAAMRGHLGEGRMVDREGRAIDPVEQFPQHVIDTLSLMQPEGLRVPLHGGREHVLKATPAAAPGTQPLPWLLGSSGYSARLAAELGMPYVFANHFASGATTGMKIYRDNFTPGAYGDEPKTFVTANLVVAPTEEEAQLRSEPFMLQMSRMRTGGPMEKLRLAGDDVRSVMTDQERMVGEELTSNWIIGDPKSAAAQLEELAERFDVDEIMIQPIAGAMEGEDVRKDPGRIQTIELLAAEFLGATAASATAASGATGAGADV from the coding sequence ATGAAGCTTTCGATCCTTGACCTGGTCCCTGTGCGCACAGGGCAGACAACAGCAGACTCCTTCGCCGCCTCGAAGCAGATCATCGACACGGCTGACAAGCTCGAATTCACCCGCTACTGGGTGGCCGAGCACCACAATATGCCCTCGATCGCATCGACGATGCCAGGGCCGGAGCTCATGCACCTCGGTCAGGGAACTCAGCAGATCCGCCTCGGTTCCGGGGGCGTCATGCTTCCCAACCACGCCCCGCTGGCCGTCGCCGAACTCTTCGCCCTCCTGTCTGCGGTCTACGGCGACCGCATCGATCTGGGAATCGGGCGCGCGCCGGGGACGGATCCGATCACCTCGGCGGCAATGCGGGGCCACCTCGGTGAGGGGCGCATGGTCGACCGCGAAGGACGCGCAATCGATCCTGTCGAACAGTTCCCTCAACACGTGATCGACACTCTCAGCCTCATGCAGCCCGAAGGTCTGCGGGTTCCGCTCCATGGTGGGCGCGAGCACGTGCTCAAAGCGACGCCCGCGGCGGCTCCGGGAACGCAGCCGTTGCCTTGGCTGCTCGGCTCATCCGGATACTCTGCGCGGCTGGCGGCTGAACTCGGCATGCCCTATGTCTTTGCCAACCACTTCGCATCCGGTGCCACTACCGGGATGAAGATCTACCGAGACAACTTCACTCCGGGTGCCTATGGAGACGAACCCAAGACGTTCGTCACGGCCAACCTTGTCGTGGCACCCACCGAGGAAGAGGCACAGCTGCGCTCGGAGCCCTTCATGCTGCAGATGTCCCGAATGCGCACCGGTGGGCCGATGGAGAAGCTGCGCTTGGCCGGCGACGACGTCCGATCGGTGATGACCGACCAAGAGCGTATGGTCGGTGAAGAGCTCACCAGCAATTGGATCATCGGTGACCCGAAATCCGCTGCCGCGCAGCTCGAAGAGCTGGCAGAGAGGTTCGACGTCGACGAGATCATGATCCAGCCGATTGCCGGCGCCATGGAAGGTGAAGACGTACGAAAAGACCCGGGCCGGATCCAGACGATCGAGCTGCTTGCCGCCGAGTTCCTCGGCGCTACCGCTGCTTCCGCCACCGCTGCTTCCGGCGCGACCGGCGCAGGGGCCGACGTCTGA
- a CDS encoding DUF222 domain-containing protein translates to MALIPDRRHNEHNCSEAGKTSPAPPTPSPPGSPPTDFPTTGATSAAPSAASADGESSEPTYRELLAEAGLDLSGHPLADRFDGIVDNLADEEAGENETRDEHVEPPDGGGRWTSRTTMPETAEEVQACIKEIEERQSAWMKSKREEREAQRAAEHEEVLRNNPQAREEDEALERERAEWNARVEEYEARKKAKEEAERIAEAERAERHKALAESVDSESDAHPLLDEYRWSDLKHVAPEVTGSIESLKHLLNELDDFTRPMGPDDAVTLLDGLETLNRLNESLSIVTLSVFDRVGTPRDYGAKTTKALVQHRLNVSGQEAYRRTQLAEFLGKRTSISGESIEAKFPILAAALREGTLSSNQASTISKCLISLPPKVSEDDKIEAERLLVEKAPTVRVCDIHKLFEEILGWIDPDGQEPKEAGDRDNFNVNLRQMKDGTWTLKGCLDEETGGILNGLLTSRIKTDSQLEEDSCANAAVGEGDRDKEVVDTFREVLRGDRSDCFDPSLDFTPPQVGADGRIPPGAGVKQDGTLVAMAAEQPSVRRRIYERFSSVIGSIEMNRIKAGAAYALVVTAEAEDLANQTGKAITGAEAPFPIDSAALEGLNGSVFFHLMGERAKSMALATERRLATEKQLAILASRDQGCTFPGCDTPPGWCEAHHIVPWAENGKTDVNNLTLACSAHHHLLDYTDWDCRMLIDGRPAWVPPATIDPAQEPVLHARFIAREIGETLFG, encoded by the coding sequence ATGGCTCTCATCCCCGACCGAAGGCACAACGAGCACAACTGTTCCGAGGCAGGAAAGACCTCACCCGCACCACCGACACCATCCCCTCCAGGTTCCCCGCCGACCGACTTCCCGACGACCGGTGCGACATCAGCTGCTCCGTCTGCCGCATCTGCCGACGGCGAATCCTCCGAGCCCACCTATCGGGAGCTGCTCGCCGAGGCGGGACTTGACCTCAGTGGCCACCCCCTCGCCGACAGATTCGACGGGATCGTCGACAATCTGGCCGATGAGGAGGCGGGTGAGAACGAAACCCGCGACGAACACGTCGAACCTCCCGACGGCGGCGGACGCTGGACAAGCAGAACCACCATGCCGGAGACCGCAGAAGAAGTTCAGGCGTGCATCAAAGAGATCGAAGAACGCCAAAGCGCGTGGATGAAATCCAAGCGCGAAGAGCGAGAAGCCCAGCGCGCCGCCGAGCACGAAGAAGTCCTTCGGAACAACCCGCAGGCCCGCGAAGAGGACGAAGCGCTCGAGCGCGAAAGAGCGGAGTGGAATGCGCGCGTAGAGGAATACGAAGCGAGGAAGAAGGCGAAAGAAGAAGCTGAACGAATCGCCGAGGCGGAACGCGCTGAACGGCACAAGGCTCTGGCCGAAAGCGTCGACTCGGAATCCGACGCCCATCCGCTGCTCGACGAATACCGTTGGTCGGACCTCAAGCACGTGGCCCCGGAGGTCACCGGCAGCATCGAGAGTCTGAAGCATCTGCTCAATGAGCTCGACGACTTCACTCGCCCCATGGGGCCGGATGACGCCGTGACACTCCTCGACGGTCTTGAGACCCTGAACCGTCTCAACGAATCCCTCTCGATCGTGACGCTCTCGGTATTCGACCGAGTCGGAACGCCCCGCGACTATGGAGCGAAGACGACGAAGGCGCTCGTCCAGCACCGACTCAACGTGTCGGGTCAGGAGGCCTACCGCAGGACTCAGCTCGCTGAGTTCCTGGGAAAGCGAACCAGCATCAGTGGAGAGTCGATCGAAGCGAAATTCCCCATCCTCGCTGCCGCCCTACGTGAAGGAACTCTGTCGTCGAATCAAGCGTCGACCATTTCCAAATGCCTGATCAGTCTGCCGCCGAAAGTGTCGGAAGATGACAAGATCGAGGCCGAGCGCCTGCTCGTCGAAAAGGCTCCGACCGTCCGTGTCTGCGATATCCACAAGCTGTTCGAGGAGATCCTCGGTTGGATCGATCCCGACGGTCAAGAGCCCAAGGAAGCAGGTGACCGGGACAACTTCAACGTGAACCTTCGCCAGATGAAAGACGGCACCTGGACCCTCAAGGGATGCCTGGACGAGGAGACCGGGGGAATCCTCAACGGACTGCTGACCTCACGAATCAAAACCGATTCTCAGTTGGAAGAGGACAGCTGCGCGAATGCGGCAGTCGGCGAGGGTGACCGTGACAAAGAAGTCGTGGACACCTTCCGCGAGGTTCTGCGTGGCGACCGGTCCGACTGTTTCGACCCCTCGCTCGACTTCACCCCGCCGCAGGTCGGTGCGGATGGAAGGATCCCACCCGGAGCCGGTGTGAAACAGGATGGCACCCTGGTGGCTATGGCCGCTGAACAGCCGAGTGTCCGCCGTCGCATCTATGAGCGCTTCTCCAGCGTCATCGGCAGCATCGAGATGAACCGCATCAAGGCTGGAGCAGCCTACGCGCTGGTCGTCACTGCTGAGGCCGAAGACCTGGCGAACCAGACCGGCAAAGCCATCACCGGGGCAGAAGCACCGTTCCCGATCGACTCCGCTGCTCTGGAAGGACTCAATGGTTCGGTCTTCTTCCACCTCATGGGGGAGAGGGCGAAATCGATGGCACTGGCGACAGAGCGACGGTTGGCCACCGAGAAGCAGCTGGCGATTCTTGCCAGTCGTGACCAGGGATGCACGTTCCCGGGATGCGACACTCCTCCCGGATGGTGCGAAGCGCACCATATCGTCCCGTGGGCGGAAAACGGCAAGACCGACGTCAACAATCTCACCTTGGCCTGCTCAGCTCATCACCACCTGCTTGACTACACCGATTGGGACTGCAGGATGCTCATCGACGGGCGCCCCGCCTGGGTACCGCCGGCGACCATCGATCCGGCGCAGGAACCGGTGCTGCACGCACGGTTCATCGCACGTGAGATCGGAGAGACCCTCTTCGGCTGA
- a CDS encoding helix-turn-helix domain-containing protein, translating to MSDSFAGSSAPVEAQEAIRQSLAGVGARLRGLRQEQNRTLDEVAELAGMSTSTLSRLESGKRKPSLELLLPLAGVYGLPLDELVGTPPIGDPRIHISPRKFHDQTVLPLSRGAIGVQAFKHIVDGRQTPKLGALKTHPGFEWVYVIRGRLTLILGDRTMILNAGEAAEFDTRTPHWFGGADDDGVEYLSLFGPEGQRVHMKS from the coding sequence ATGTCGGACAGTTTCGCAGGCAGTTCCGCGCCGGTCGAGGCGCAGGAGGCCATCAGGCAGTCGTTGGCCGGCGTCGGAGCTCGACTGCGGGGGCTGCGGCAGGAGCAGAATCGCACTCTCGATGAGGTGGCGGAGCTGGCTGGAATGTCGACGAGTACGCTCTCGCGCCTGGAATCCGGGAAGCGGAAGCCGAGCTTGGAGCTGTTGCTGCCGCTCGCCGGGGTCTATGGACTCCCGCTGGATGAGCTGGTGGGGACTCCGCCGATCGGTGATCCGCGTATCCATATCTCGCCGCGGAAGTTCCATGACCAGACCGTCTTGCCTCTCAGTCGCGGAGCGATCGGAGTGCAGGCGTTCAAGCACATCGTCGACGGTCGGCAGACGCCGAAGCTCGGTGCGCTGAAGACTCACCCCGGATTCGAATGGGTGTATGTGATCCGCGGTCGACTCACCCTCATCCTCGGTGATCGGACGATGATCCTCAACGCTGGTGAGGCCGCCGAGTTCGATACGCGAACTCCGCACTGGTTCGGTGGGGCCGACGATGATGGCGTCGAATATCTCAGTCTCTTCGGCCCCGAGGGGCAGCGCGTTCATATGAAGAGCTGA
- a CDS encoding NAD(P)/FAD-dependent oxidoreductase yields the protein MTTPTTPKNSQASAPGSGAESAQNAFDVAVIGGGAGGLAASIALARSLRSVVVIDAGQLRNSSSAHAHNVLGHEGIKPQDLVAKGRAEAEEYGVTFIDATVRQAHSIEPEPNPAEEAQRHRFELTTSAGAEIRARRIIIATGLSDELPDIPGLSEGWGDTVLHCPYCHGYEVRGQRIGVIGTTPMSYHQAMLFSQLSDRVSFISHNAPAPDSEQQAMLDTLGIEYIDSTVSEVDRTESGAVVSLAAGESAEGANTLTFDALTVGAYGRANAELFTQLGGEVVAHPSGMGTYIPTQMAGQTEVPGVWAVGNSADVSAMVVASTASGVMAGAHVNADLVMERLR from the coding sequence ATGACCACCCCGACCACGCCCAAGAACTCACAAGCGTCCGCCCCCGGCTCGGGTGCCGAATCCGCGCAGAACGCCTTCGATGTCGCCGTCATCGGCGGTGGCGCAGGGGGACTCGCCGCCTCGATCGCCTTAGCCCGATCGCTGCGTTCCGTTGTCGTCATCGACGCGGGCCAGCTCCGCAACTCTTCAAGCGCACACGCGCACAACGTCCTCGGCCACGAAGGCATCAAACCGCAGGATCTCGTGGCGAAAGGCCGCGCCGAGGCCGAAGAATACGGCGTCACCTTCATCGACGCGACGGTTCGACAAGCTCACTCGATCGAACCGGAGCCCAACCCCGCCGAGGAGGCTCAGCGGCATCGATTCGAACTGACCACCTCGGCGGGGGCCGAGATCAGGGCCCGCCGGATCATCATCGCCACGGGGCTGAGCGACGAACTTCCGGACATCCCCGGCCTGTCCGAAGGGTGGGGCGACACCGTCCTGCACTGCCCCTACTGCCACGGGTACGAAGTGCGCGGACAACGCATCGGGGTCATCGGCACGACACCCATGTCATACCACCAGGCGATGCTGTTCTCCCAACTCAGCGACCGGGTCAGCTTCATCAGCCACAACGCTCCGGCTCCCGATTCCGAGCAGCAGGCCATGCTCGATACGCTCGGAATCGAGTACATCGACTCCACCGTCAGCGAGGTGGACCGCACCGAGTCCGGAGCCGTCGTTTCGCTGGCGGCAGGCGAATCGGCGGAAGGAGCGAACACGCTCACCTTCGATGCGCTCACTGTCGGCGCGTATGGGCGAGCGAATGCCGAACTGTTCACTCAGCTCGGCGGCGAGGTCGTCGCTCACCCGAGCGGGATGGGGACCTACATCCCCACGCAGATGGCCGGGCAGACCGAAGTGCCCGGTGTCTGGGCGGTCGGCAACAGCGCTGATGTGTCGGCGATGGTCGTCGCCAGCACCGCCAGCGGCGTGATGGCCGGAGCGCACGTCAATGCCGACCTCGTCATGGAACGGCTCCGCTGA
- a CDS encoding universal stress protein has translation MTVLVGYVNNPAGHAALDAGIAQAKKDGKELVVVNASRSAQRSDSYRLGEGELKSVNDYLTRSDVEFRVLTLGSEYDPAEQILDTATEVGAELIVLGTRKRTPVGKFLLGSTIQKVILDAEAPVLCVKATH, from the coding sequence ATGACAGTACTCGTCGGTTACGTCAACAATCCCGCCGGACATGCTGCTCTCGACGCCGGCATCGCGCAGGCGAAGAAGGACGGCAAGGAACTCGTCGTCGTCAATGCCTCACGCTCGGCTCAGCGCAGCGATTCCTACCGCCTCGGCGAGGGTGAGCTCAAGTCGGTCAACGACTACCTGACCAGGTCGGATGTCGAGTTTCGTGTGCTCACATTGGGCAGCGAATACGATCCGGCCGAACAGATCCTCGACACCGCCACCGAGGTGGGAGCCGAGTTGATCGTGCTCGGAACCCGGAAACGCACCCCGGTCGGGAAGTTCCTGCTCGGGTCGACCATCCAGAAGGTCATCCTCGACGCCGAAGCCCCGGTGCTGTGCGTCAAAGCCACGCACTGA